From the Manis javanica isolate MJ-LG chromosome 11, MJ_LKY, whole genome shotgun sequence genome, one window contains:
- the KCNJ11 gene encoding ATP-sensitive inward rectifier potassium channel 11 encodes MLSRKGIIPEEYVLTRLAEDPAEPRYRARERKARFVSKNGNCNVAHKNIREQGRFLQDVFTTLVDLKWPHTLLIFTMSFLCSWLLFAMVWWLIAFAHGDLAPGEGTAVPCITSIHSFSSAFLFSIEVQVTIGFGGRMVTEECPLAILILIVQNIVGLMINAIMLGCIFMKTAQAHRRAETLIFSKHAVIAVRHGRLCFMLRVGDLRKSMIISATIHMQVVRKTTSPEGEVVPLHQVDIPMENGVGGNSIFLVAPLIIYHVIDANSPLYDLAPSDLHHHQDLEIIVILEGVVETTGITTQARTSYLADEILWGQRFVPIVAEEDGRYSVDYSKFGNTIKVPTPLCTARQLDEDHSLLDALTLASARGPLRKRSMAVAKAKPKFSISPDSLS; translated from the coding sequence ATGCTGTCCCGCAAGGGCATCATCCCTGAGGAATATGTGCTGACGCGGCTAGCAGAGGACCCTGCGGAACCCAGGTACCGAGCTCGAGAGCGGAAGGCCCGCTTTGTGTCCAAGAACGGCAACTGCAACGTGGCCCACAAGAACATCCGGGAGCAGGGCCGCTTCCTGCAGGACGTATTCACCACTCTGGTGGACCTCAAGTGGCCGCACACACTGCTCATCTTCACCATGTCTTTCTTGTGCAGCTGGCTGCTCTTTGCCATGGTCTGGTGGCTCATTGCTTTTGCCCATGGTGACCTCGCCCCTGGTGAGGGCACTGCTGTGCCCTGCATCACCAGCATCCACTCTTTTTCATCtgccttccttttctccattGAGGTCCAGGTGACCATTGGTTTCGGTGGGCGCATGGTGACTGAGGAGTGCCCGCTGGCCATCCTGATCCTCATTGTGCAGAACATTGTAGGGCTCATGATCAATGCCATCATGCTGGGCTGCATCTTCATGAAGACGGCCCAGGCCCACCGGCGAGCGGAAACGCTCATCTTCAGCAAGCATGCCGTCATCGCTGTGCGCCACGGCCGCCTCTGCTTCATGCTGCGCGTGGGCGACCTCCGCAAGAGCATGATTATCAGTGCCACCATCCACATGCAGGTGGTGCGCAAGACCACCAGCCCTGAGGGCGAAGTGGTGCCTCTCCACCAGGTGGACATCCCCATGGAAAACGGCGTGGGTGGCAACAGCATCTTCCTGGTGGCTCCCCTCATCATCTACCACGTCATTGATGCCAACAGTCCGCTCTATGACTTGGCTCCCAGCGACCTGCACCACCACCAGGACCTCGAGATCATCGTCATCCTGGAAGGCGTGGTGGAAACCACAGGCATCACCACCCAGGCCCGCACCTCCTACCTGGCTGATGAGATCCTGTGGGGCCAGCGCTTTGTACCCATCGTGGCCGAGGAGGATGGCCGATACTCCGTGGATTACTCTAAGTTTGGCAACACCATCAAAGTGCCCACCCCACTCTGCACAGCCCGCCAGCTAGATGAGGACCATAGCCTGCTGGACGCCCTGACCCTTGCGTCGGCCCGTGGCCCCCTGCGCAAGCGCAGCATGGCTGTGGCCAAGGCCAAGCCCAAGTTTAGCATCTCTCCAGATTCCCTGTCCTGA